The genomic stretch GGTATAAGCCAGGCCTCTGGTAGTGATAGGATATAGTCTCGGCATGCTGCTGGCTCTCAGAAGCTGCTGTTTCCtctcatcctctataataataggcaactgtccgtgcgtagcagggacagttgtctcagtgtagctgggtcagtgctttttgctactgcgcatgtgcacagcacggacccagcctcacacagggaGGACGAGAGGAACACAGCCAGGCGGGCGGCTGGGTGTTCGGCGTGCGGCGGGTGCGGGCGTGTGCATGGGCGTGGCAGGCGTgcggagacagacctagcccgtttttaaacgggctaaggtcactagtgtatAATAATAAGATGAGgtcattagagtgtcagctcctgtGGTGCTGGATTGGATGAAgacattagagtgtcagctcctgtGGTGCTGGATTggatgaggacattagagtgtcagctcctgtGGTGCTGGGATCGGGTGGGTGGTATAAGCCAGGCCTCTGGTAGTAGTGATATGGTCTTGGCATGCTGCTGCCTCTCGGAAGCTGCTGTTGCCTCTCCTGTATAATAATAagatgaggacattagagtgtcagctcctgtGGTTCTAGGATCAGGTGGATGGTATACGCCAGGCCTCTGGTAGTGATATGGTATCGCCATGCCGCTGGCTCTCCTGTATAATTGATGTGTCTCTGCGATCCATTACAGCTCAGATATTCCAGCCGGCCTCATTGTTCAGCGGAGGGTTATTTTAGTCACCGAGCGCTCAGCACAGAGGCGGCCGTTACATACACATGATAGTCTGAGGGGATCTGTGATTTGTACAGTTGATGTTATTATATGTGATAATCAGCGGAGTCATGTTATTTAGGTTATAGATGATGGGGGTTGGAGTACCTGTCATTCTTCCGGGGGGGAGTGAAACACAAAGGGGAGACCCGGGACCCCCTTATAGTGCagggcagtgtcggactgggaggtggaaaaactgaggaaatccacctgctggccaagcagcagtaaccctgtgttatcactcccaatagaaacctgcagcaagtcctcactgtgaggaaatccaccggctggccaagcagcagtaaccctgtgttatccctcccaatagaaacctgcagcaagtcctcactgtgaggaaatctaccggcaggccaagcagcagtaaccctgtgttatccctcccaatagaaacctgcagcaagtcctcactgtgaggaaatctaccggcaggccaagcagcagtaaccctgtgttatccctcccaatagaaacctgcagcaagtcctcactgtgaggaaatccaccggcaggccaagcagcagtaaccctgtgttatcactcccaatagagacctgcagcaagtcctcactgtgaggaaatccacctgctggccaagcagcagtaaccctgtgttatcactcccaatagaaacctgcagcaagtcttcactgtgaggacatcctcctgctggccaagcagcagtaaccctgtgttatcactcccaatagaaacctgcaggaagtcttcactgtgagcagcaactcctgattactgctgcttggccagcaagtggatttcctcagcttttccagctcccagtctcacacaggtgcaggatgTAAAGTAATGCAGAAAGGAACACAAACAGGGAACTCACAGGACTGGATGCAGAATGGCGACCACAGATTTCAGCTCATAGCTGGTGGCACCGACCACCAATAGAGTAtacatcccaactttttgagatgagaaagagggatacttaagccacacccctgacacacccctagtcatgcataccataaagatttgataagaaaaataagttgttttataattcaaaccacactggtcctttctatcctggtccattttccttcatattaacattttaaaattagtaatatatcaatttaaaggatgggaataaagtttagagtcaatcaaacacatttttagaagagaaatatatatatttatatagaaagagggccaaagtcctgaaagagggagagtTGTGAGCTTAGTGTGTGATCCCCAACATCCTGCTATGAATAATACTATATAGAAGGGCCCACACAGGACTTTTACAGGGATATGATGGCGGTATGTCTGCCCATCAGTGTTTCATAACAGTTAGTATCATATTGAACATGTCTCTAATAATATTTCACAAGTAAGAACAAATAATGGTTAGGCCGCACTATTTTATAACTTCACGGCCCCATTCCACGGGCACAtttgatgtgtgtgtacagtgtgtgtgtacagtgtgtgtgtgtatagtgtgtgtttgtgtgtgtacagtgtgtgtgtgtacagtgtgtacagtgtgtgtgtgtgtgtgtgtgtgtgtgtgtgtgtgtgtgtgtgtgtacgtgtgtacgtgtgtgtgtgtgtgtgtgtgtgtgtacgtgtgtacgtgtgtgtgtgtgtgtgtgtgtgtacgtgtgtgtgtgtgtgtgtgtgtgtgtgtgtgtgtgtgtgtgtgtgtgtgtgtgtgtgtatagtgtgtgtgtgtgtgtgcgcgcgccattgcaacaagtccttcaggtatccaggaccCAGATTGTGcacggatttgaatgtcagtaagccaatcttaaacaaaatTCTCCATTTCCTCGGGTACATTTTTCCTGTCCGTCTGCAGGCCCGATTGATTGTTTGGGAAATtagatcattagtgggcaccataAAGGATTCGCGAGGTGGAAAAATCTATTCAAAACATTTACCTGTATGTATTAAGGATGTGGTGGGCTGTGTCCTCCATTTTAGTGTAGAATCCTCCGTAGCAGGCCCCGGCCGGCCAGGACCATTGCGCAGGATGTAGCATGCGCACATCAATACACAGGGGTAAATGTTATGAATCAATTTTTCTGCCTTGTGAATGCTTTAAGCTTCAAAGAAAATGTGCAATATACTGTATGCTTACCTGCAGAATAAAGACAGCCCACTTACAATAGATCCCAACAGGTTAGGAAACCGGACTTCccttgcctgccccccccccccccataggcatTGCGGTGGGGTATACTTcccttgtcccccccccctcctatggGCTGTGTGCAGTAGTAGGTTTGGGAGAGGCGACCTTGCCATATAGGGTTAGGTGCATAGCCTAGATGCAAAGCCACATCCATAAAGTACAACAAAGTCCAAGGTTGGCTAGCACCTAGCACACCAAAAGCAATTCCAACAATTTGTATTGCTTCTTACATGTGTCAACACAACATATTCATATATCATGTTGTATTGACACATGTAAGAATGAATACAAATCCTTGGAATTGCTTTTGGTGTGCTAGCCAACCTTGGACTATCGGCAGTGTGGTGAGGTATTTGCAGATTTGGGCTGTTGCCAGTTAATACAACAAACTGAGTGACTTTTCTGTGTTTCTCTACAGCCTCTCAGCGCTCTGAGAAGACCTGGACTAGATGGTCTCCTTGCAGCAGATGAAGAtggccgacttcacagccctgcttgGGGACCTGGCCCAGACATGCCAGGAACTGGAGCAGATTAAAGCACAGCAGGCAAAAGACCATGAGAGAGTGTCCAAGTCATTTGAGAAGTGTCTTCTCTCTGTCCTGAGGCAGGAGCAGGCCATTCTCAACCGTGTGGAAGTGGAGCATGGAACTCTGAGAGATCAGCTGTCCTCCATCAAGCAATGTAACGAACTGGCTCTGCAAAATGGAGTGTGCGAGATCAACAGCATGGTGCAAGAGATCGTCACAATTTCCTCCCAACTCAAGCAAGCCCTGGGGACCTCCAAGGACAGCAAGCCGGTCATGAAGGAAATTCAGCAGAGGATATCAAACATATTTGCAAGAAAAAACAGCATCAACATCAGATTAAAAAAGGTCAATTTCCTTCCTCAGCCCCTTCCGTCCACCACACTTGGGGAGATACGATGTGAGGAGCAAGCTCTGGGGCTCTCCACCCCGTACCTTAACAGAAAAGTTCAGTCACCATCAGGACGCAGCTCAGCCAATCAACCAACTCTCTTGAGCGACGAAAAACCTCCATGGGATGTTGTGTCTTATAACCCTGATGACTTTGGCTTTGTCGGAGTGAAGATCTTGCTGGAAGATGACAGTGATGGGGATTCTGACTCCAGCACCCAACCATCATCTATGGAGCAAAGCCAGGAGAACACAGCTCATCCGAAACCGAAAGCTTCTCCAAGAGACCAAGCAGTAGCAGATGCCGACATTGCTGCCTTAAGTCCCCGAACAGCCACTGAGAAATGGATATGTGACATTAAGCAGAGTCCACCAAGGCAAGGTCAACAGCGTGGATCGCAACTTCTCAGTCGGGCTGAAGAAGGTAGACAATTAACCAGACACTGTCCACCAGTGAGTAAACCAATCTCAAAAGAATCACCATCAGTTACTCCAAATGTCAACCAACACGGAAGCAGTGTGACAGCGGGAAAGAAACATGAGATAAAAAGAGGAGGAACTGGTTTAAAAAAACAGTTTGGTGGCCTTCAGGGTAGACCACTGACAGGAGCTAAAGAAGCCAATCTTAAAGGTGACAATGGGAATACAAGAGATAATGAGCAGAGGGATATCGGCAACGAGCAAGTCCACAGTGCGACAACCGGCCAGCCTACCCTGTTTAGAGCGACTACTGCCTACATACAAGGAGGTGATTCCGAAAGTTCCGAGGAAATTATAGAGGAAATAGAAAAAGATACCAAGGGATATCCAAAGGCTTGTCGACAAGTGGCTCTCCGGGGCAGCCGTGAGCCTTCTGCTAAGAAACAGGTTGGCGGGGATCAAAGGACATTGTGGATGATGATGGAGTCAGACAGCCAGACGGATGGGACTGCCGAAGACCCGGAAACATCTTATTTAAACAAGCGAAATCTAGAAAGTGGCTTGATCCTATCAGCTAATAAGCTACAACATGGTGTTGACTATCTGCGCATGTCAGATGAAACCTCAGATAGTCCCAACAGTGATCTTCTTCAGGTCCCAAGAGCAGTTTCTCCCACTGAAAGCGTGAAGTCCTCCTACACCTTCATCATTGAGAATCCAAAGAACAAAGACATTTCCAGATCTGGAACTTTTAAGGTTTCCGCTTCAAAGATATCAGCTAATGAATCTGGTAAGGGGCACCCGGTAATCTCCGAGGCATCTGAAAACCCTGAGATAAAGCTGAAGCCCCAAACACAAATCTCTTCTAGTGGAAAGCACAGACTTGTGACGAGGATACGCAACCAACAGTCCCAGGCCTCTTCCTCTTGGAAGCCAGTACCAAGGTCATCTTCAATGCCTTACATTGAGAAGATATCAAGACCACGTACTGCACCTTCCAGACTAAATCGGCCATCCTCCGCTAAAGAAAGAAGGGATTCAGTTTCCAGCACATCCAGCTCTTGGTCAAACCCCAGAAGTGTTGCTGCTTCTGCCCCATCCGGGGCCCTTCGTGAAATCAGAGTTCGCGTTAAGTCTGCTCAGTACCACAGAAAGACTTTAAAACATACCCAACAAGTTCCACATCGAAAGTGTTTAAGTAAGAGTGAGTCCAACCTTCTGGACAGCCCTCGGGAGTGTGGTGACGGCACGACCAAGTTAGTTCGACAGTTTGGAAAGTTTGGCTCTGGAAGAGCTGAATTAAATCTGCCTCATGGAATTCACACCACGAACACGGGCTCCGTTTATATAGTTGACTATGGAAATCGAAGGCTCCAAGTGATGGACACAAAGGGTAAGCTACTGCAGCAATTTGCCCTGGAAGCTAAGAATTACTTTGATGTTGCCATCAACAACCGAGGGCTGGTGGCATTGACAAACTCAACGGACCGCTCCGTAGATGTTTATAGCAAGCATGGGCGCCTGCTGCAAATTATTTCTAGAAACTGGGGGGCACCACGTGGTATTACCGCCAACTACAGGGATGAGTTCATAGTGGCAGATATGAAACTAGGAACCGTCTCTGCCCTAATGCTGGATTCTTCCACCGGACGTCAAAAGGAAAGCACTATAGTACCTGGATTCAACAAGCCCTACCTTGTTTGCTCCAACAGTCAGGGTCTGATGGCCATTTCAGAGAGAGGATTAGATGGGGGCTGTTGTGTGAAGGTGCTCAAGGAAGACTGGCAGCTTCTAAAAGTCCTAGGCCTCAAACAGTCCCCCGGGCCCTCCCTCTTTAATCCATGGGGGGTTTGTCTTGACAGTGAAGGAGGGGTACTGGTGGCAGACTGGGGGCAGAAGCATTCCATTATCTTCTATCCAGCTAAGGGGCCAGCCAGAACTCTGGTCTCAGAAGGTCTCAGCAGTCCTCGGGGTCTGGCACTGTGGCAAGACTGCCTCCTCCTGGTGGCTGACAGCATGCACAACTGCATTAAAGTATTCCAGTATCAGGAAAGTGACTAGTGGTGTTCCTGACATACTTTACTATcgttcagttaatttattttatttttttgcacgtCCTCATCCATAATCTAAATGTTTTTGTGATGCAAAAAATGTGTTGAggtattcttgaaaaaaaatgatatattttgTGAAATAAATCTACCGGAATTATTACTTGCCTGGCTAGAAATGTGTATTATGCTGACttcaggtgggggtggggggaggtggtGGTAAATCATGGGATGCCCCAGGGATACACAAATCATTGGATGCCCCAAGGATATTataaagttggaaaaccattgcgcctgcgcagctgtgTCCTCCCGTTGACATCTCCAGAAGTGTATTGctcaggcccagtacggtctgcgcctgcgcagtatgctcctggtaacgtcagcggaagcgaggacatggccgtccaggcacagtggttttccgactttaaggtcggaaattgcagaagtgaaccagaggcggggccggagcatcggtgactggctgcgtgAACAcaagacgtctgcgggggaccaatagaagacccaggtaagttcaactctttttccccctacagtactcctttaaaggttattatgcagttatacttttatagcatagaggaagttctgagttaaggtccacttttaGGATTTATGGGTCCAGTGACTCATCACAGGACTGAATCATCTACAAAACATAGATGCAGTTTTCAGTGAGGGACATCTGAATGTAGTATTGTAGTACCGTACACATACCATCTCCCGCCCTCCTCTCTGACACTCACCCTCTTTCCTCACACatcacctgggggaggggtgggggggaatgTTGTGTATGGAGTGTAGTATTGTGGTACACATAGCATCTCTCACCCTTCTCTCTGACACTCGCCCTCTTTCCTCTCACatcacctgggggaggggtgggtgggaatgtTGTGTATGGAGTGTAGTATTGTGGTACACATAGCATCTCTTGCCCTCCTCTCTGACACTCGCCCTCTTTCCTCACATatcacctgggggaggggtgggtgggaatgtTGTGTATGTAGTATTGTGGTACACATAGCATCTCTCGCCCTCCTCTCTGACTCTCGCCCTCTCTCCTCACACatcacctgggggaggggtgggtgggaatgtTGTGTATGTAGTATTGTGGTACACATAGCATCTCTCGCCCTCCTCTCTGACTCTCGCCCTCTCTCCTCACACatcacctgggggaggggtgggtgggaatgtTGTGTATGTAGTATTGTGGTACACATAGCATCTCTCGCCCTCCTGTCTGACACTCGCCCTCTTTCCTCACACatcacctgggggaggggtgggtgggaatgtTGTGTATGGAGTGTAGTATTGTGGTACACATAGCATCTCTCGCCCTCCTCTCTGACACTCGCCCTCTTTCCTCACACATCACCTGGGGGAGGGATGGGTGGTAATGTTGTGTATGGAGTGTAGTATTGTGGTACACATAgcatctctccccctcctctctgaCACTCACCCTCTCTCCTCACACatcacctgggggaggggtgggtgggaatgttgtgtatgtagtattgtggtacacatagcatctctcgccctcctctctgacactcgccccctttcctcacacatcacctgggggaggggtgggtgggaatgttgtgtatgtagtattgtggtacacatagcatctctcgccctctctttcctcacacatcacctggagaggggtgggtgggaatgtTGTGTATGTAGTATTGTGGTACACATAGCATCTCTCGCCCTCCTCTCTGACACTCGCCCTCTCTCCTCACACATCACCTGGGGGAGGGATGGGTGGTAATGTTGTGTATGGAGTGTAGTATTGTGGTACACATAGCATCTCTCGCCCTCCTCTCTGACACTCGCCCCCTTTCCTCACACatcacctgggggaggggtgggtgggaatgttgtgtatggagtattgtggtacacatagcatctctcgccctcctctctgacactcgccccctttcctcacacatcacctgggggaggggtgggtgggaatgtTGTGTATGGAGTATTGTGGTACACATAGCATCTCTCGCCCTCCTCTCTGACACTCGCCCCCCTTCCTCACACATCacctggggggaggggtgggtgggaatgtTGTGTATGGAGTGTAGTATTGTGGTACACATAGCATCTCTCGCCCTCCTCTCTGACACTCACCCCCTTTCCTCATACatcacctgggggaggggtgggtgggaatgttgtgtatggagtgtagtattgtggtacacatagcatctctcgccctcctctctgacactcgccctctctcctcacacatcacctgggggagggatgggtgggaatgttgtgtatggagtgtagtattgtggtacacatagcatctctcgccctcctctctgacactcgccccctttcctcacacatcacctgggggaggggtgggtgtgaatgttgtgtatggagtattgtggtacacatagcatctctcgccctcctctctgacactcgccctctctcctcacacatcacctgggggagggatgggtgggaatgttgtgtatggagtgtagtattgtggtacacatagcatctctcgccctcctctctgacactcgccccctttcctcacacatcacctgggggaggggtgggtgtgaatgttgtgtatggagtattgtggtacacatagcatctctcgccctcctctctgacactcgccttctttcctcacacatcacctgggggaggggtgggtgggaatgttgtgtatggagtgtagtattgtggtacacatagcatctctcgtcctcctctctgacactcgccttctttcctcacacatcacctgggggaggggtgggtgggaatgtTGTGTATGGAGTATTGTGGTACACATAGCATCTCTCGCCCTCCTGTCTGACACTCGCCCTCTTTCCTCACACatcacctgggggaggggtgggtgggaatgtTATGTATGTAGTATTGTGGTACACATAGCATCTCTCGCCCTCCTCTCTGACACTCGCCCTCTTTCCTCACACatcacctgggggaggggtgggtgggaatgttgtgtatgtagtattgtggtacacatagcatctcccgccctcctctctgacactcgccctctttcctcacacatcacctgggggaggggtgggtgggaatgttgtgtatggagtgtagtattgtggtacacatagcatctctcgccctcctctctgacactcgccctctctcctcacacatcacctgggggaggggtgggtgggaatgttgtgtatggagtattgtggtacacatagcatctctcgccctcctctctgacactcgccctctttcctcacacatcacctgggggaggggtgggtgtgaatgttgtgtatggagtgtagtattgtggtacacatagcatctctcgccctcctctctgacactcgccccctttcctcacacatcacctgggggaggggtgggtgggaatgttgtgtatggagtattgtggtacacatagcatctctcgccctcctctctgacactcgccttctttcctcacacatcacctgggggaggggtgggtgggaatgttgtgtatggagtgtagtattgtggtacacatagcatctctcgccctcctctctgacactcgccctctttcctcacacatcacctgggggaggggtgggtgtgaatgttgtgtatggagtgtagtattgtggtacacatagcatctctcgtcctcctctctgacactcgccctctttcctcacacatcacctgggggaggggtgggtgggaatgttgtgtatggagtgtagtattgtggtacacatagcatctctcgccctcctctctgacactcgccctctttcctcacacatcacctgggggaggggtgggtgggaatgttgtgtatggagtattgtggtacacatagcatctctcgccctcctctctgacactcgccctctctcctcacacatcacctgggggaggggtgggtgtgaatgttgtgtatggagtattgtggtacacatagcatctctcgtcctcctctctgacactcgtcctctttcctcacacatcaccggggggaggggtgggtgggaatgtTGTGTATGGAGTATTGTGGTACACATAGCATCTCTCGCCCTCCTGTCTGACACTCGCCCTCTTTCCTCACACatcacctgggggaggggtgggtgggaatgttgtgtatggagtattgtggtacacatagcatctctcgccctcctctctgacactcg from Hyperolius riggenbachi isolate aHypRig1 chromosome 2, aHypRig1.pri, whole genome shotgun sequence encodes the following:
- the LOC137545346 gene encoding uncharacterized protein, whose protein sequence is MVSLQQMKMADFTALLGDLAQTCQELEQIKAQQAKDHERVSKSFEKCLLSVLRQEQAILNRVEVEHGTLRDQLSSIKQCNELALQNGVCEINSMVQEIVTISSQLKQALGTSKDSKPVMKEIQQRISNIFARKNSINIRLKKVNFLPQPLPSTTLGEIRCEEQALGLSTPYLNRKVQSPSGRSSANQPTLLSDEKPPWDVVSYNPDDFGFVGVKILLEDDSDGDSDSSTQPSSMEQSQENTAHPKPKASPRDQAVADADIAALSPRTATEKWICDIKQSPPRQGQQRGSQLLSRAEEGRQLTRHCPPVSKPISKESPSVTPNVNQHGSSVTAGKKHEIKRGGTGLKKQFGGLQGRPLTGAKEANLKGDNGNTRDNEQRDIGNEQVHSATTGQPTLFRATTAYIQGGDSESSEEIIEEIEKDTKGYPKACRQVALRGSREPSAKKQVGGDQRTLWMMMESDSQTDGTAEDPETSYLNKRNLESGLILSANKLQHGVDYLRMSDETSDSPNSDLLQVPRAVSPTESVKSSYTFIIENPKNKDISRSGTFKVSASKISANESGKGHPVISEASENPEIKLKPQTQISSSGKHRLVTRIRNQQSQASSSWKPVPRSSSMPYIEKISRPRTAPSRLNRPSSAKERRDSVSSTSSSWSNPRSVAASAPSGALREIRVRVKSAQYHRKTLKHTQQVPHRKCLSKSESNLLDSPRECGDGTTKLVRQFGKFGSGRAELNLPHGIHTTNTGSVYIVDYGNRRLQVMDTKGKLLQQFALEAKNYFDVAINNRGLVALTNSTDRSVDVYSKHGRLLQIISRNWGAPRGITANYRDEFIVADMKLGTVSALMLDSSTGRQKESTIVPGFNKPYLVCSNSQGLMAISERGLDGGCCVKVLKEDWQLLKVLGLKQSPGPSLFNPWGVCLDSEGGVLVADWGQKHSIIFYPAKGPARTLVSEGLSSPRGLALWQDCLLLVADSMHNCIKVFQYQESD